In Chryseobacterium sp., the genomic window ATGAAAGAGCACCCCGGAGGTTTCGTTCTCCAGATAGAAGGCGGAAAAGGTAGACTGGTCTGCCCATGCCAATGATGTGGCAGCATTGATTCATGATCAGCTGGCATTTGATGAAGCCGTAAAAACCGTGATAGATTTTGCTGAAAAAGAGGGGAATACCCTGGTCATCATCACAACAGATCATGGAAATGCCAATCCGGGAACCATTTACGGAGCGGAGGCAACCAGTAACTTCAACAGTATCTCATCTTATCAATATACCAATGAATATATCCTGAATAAAATTCACAAAGATTATTCTGTAAAAGATATTAAAGACTGGATCTACGAAGCCAATAAGCTGGTTCTGAATGATGATGAAGCCAAACATCTGCTGAGTTTTTATAACGGACTTGAAAAAGAGGAAGGACTCTATAATTATAAAAAGCTTCCTTTTAAACTCTATTCTGAAATTCAGAAAAGCCGTAATTCGGTGGGGTGGATCAGCATGGACCATTCCGGAGATTATGTGGAAGTGGCAGCCTATGGCCCCGGAAGGGAGCTTTTGCAGCCTTTTGTCAAAAATACAGAGCTGCATGATTTAATGCTGAAAGCGTCTCAGATATAACCCAAAAATATTTTTTTTCATATATATTACATTTTTAACAGGTTTTGGAAACAGAGTGAATGGTATTCACTCTGTTTTATTGTATATCCGTTCCATTTTCAGTCAATTACAGGGTGTATTCTATGTATTTCTACCTATTTCACATTAAGTAGAAATACTATTGCCGTATTGTATAAATAGAGGTAACTTTATAGTAGGTGACAAAAAAATAACCTTAAAATACTCATCTTATGAACCATGTAAAATACAGAGTAGGGAAATGGCTTCCCTCAGACAGAAATTTTCTGAATAACTGGTTGAGAAAAAAGTAGATCAGGCCAGAAACAACAAACTTCCGTTAAATCCTGCTGTTGCTGATCTTAGAGACGCTATATATAATGATCCTGTTTTATATATGAGCTTCACCAGTATGTATGATGAAATTCCACAGGGCTACAATGAGCCGGTAAAAAACTTTGAGACCATGCTGCTTATCATTAATCAGGTTCTGCAGGAAGCTCCTTGTTACAGTACCATAGAAGATAATGTAGGACTGGTAGGTTTTCCCATCAATGCTATTGTAGACTGGGCAATGGGGACCCAGGCAGGCTATTTAACATTTCTTCATCCTGTGGTCAACCAAAAATTAAGCGCTATCTTAGGAGAATGGAAAGCATTTCTGGAATCTCCGGCATCACAATATGTCCTGGTGAACGGTCCTGTAAATCAACCGCAACCGGATTATACCAATCCCATAGGCTGGTTTTCCCCGGAAGCCCTGGAAGCTATTGCTGCAATGGATCCGCTTAGAGGAAAAGGAAATAATCCCGAAGATCCATTGCAAAATTTCATTTACAATTATCAGTGCCAGCCTGACCAGCCTTATTTCGGATTTAAGAGCTGGGATGCTTTTTTTACCAGAGAATTCAACCCCGGGGTAAGAGAAGTAAGCGATGAGGATAAAGATCCTTCGGTAATTGTCAACGCCTGCGAATCAGCACCCTATAATTGTGTTGCCAATGCCCAGATGAAAGATAAATTCTGGATGAAAGGACAGCCTTATTCCTTACTGGATATTATGAACCATCATGAACTAGCCAGCCAATTCGGTGATAACAGTACTGTTTATCAGGCATTTCTTTGTGCAAAAACCTATCATCGGTGGAACAGTCCTGTAGATGGTACCATTGTAGCGATTCAGAATGTTCCGGGAACCTATTATGCCGAAGCTCCTATTGAAGGGTATGAT contains:
- a CDS encoding phosphatidylserine decarboxylase family protein produces the protein MSFTSMYDEIPQGYNEPVKNFETMLLIINQVLQEAPCYSTIEDNVGLVGFPINAIVDWAMGTQAGYLTFLHPVVNQKLSAILGEWKAFLESPASQYVLVNGPVNQPQPDYTNPIGWFSPEALEAIAAMDPLRGKGNNPEDPLQNFIYNYQCQPDQPYFGFKSWDAFFTREFNPGVREVSDEDKDPSVIVNACESAPYNCVANAQMKDKFWMKGQPYSLLDIMNHHELASQFGDNSTVYQAFLCAKTYHRWNSPVDGTIVAIQNVPGTYYAEAPIEGYDPSGPNDSQGYITELAARALIFIQSDNEKIGLMCFVAIGMAEVSSCEITVKKGDHVKKGDPIGTFHFGGSTHCLIFRPEVNIDFDFHGQTPCLNTYNIPVKARIGVVAS